One genomic segment of Hymenobacter psoromatis includes these proteins:
- a CDS encoding OmpA family protein: MTTLQHMPEEIENFIRDHQQPAATPARPGEAPASEHTALARVTEVVMSAFAETAGQTTGREVVWNLAREAGTAPDSGQQGADLVRSVLDDRYHGTVNRIVKETGVQTATVGQLLETVAGAALAVMGRLVTENNWTAQQLGQWLRPHQVAPSTPAAVVAAAPIVARPMVAAAGGSWITRGSNALLVGVSLLAMAEFGYILGTRTTGAPAAADAAATSAPTLAEGAAAVANHPYTALPVVNRSPGVSRGTGAVPVVLKLKNGVRQIIGAASTESKLYQFLIDPSKEVDLVDPTKDWIGFDRIYFESNKATLTNESLWQLSNVASILKRFPAAKIKVGGYTDNSGNPLRNLQLSRERAKSTMDALVSMGVTPSRLVAVGFGALDNISDNDTEEGRSLNRRVSMQVTQK; encoded by the coding sequence ATGACTACGCTTCAACACATGCCGGAAGAAATTGAAAATTTCATCCGTGACCATCAGCAGCCTGCCGCCACTCCGGCCCGGCCCGGCGAAGCGCCCGCCAGCGAGCATACGGCCCTGGCGCGCGTAACGGAGGTAGTCATGAGCGCCTTCGCCGAAACGGCCGGCCAGACGACCGGCCGTGAGGTAGTCTGGAACCTGGCCCGCGAGGCGGGTACCGCCCCGGATTCGGGTCAGCAGGGGGCCGACCTCGTGCGCTCGGTGCTCGACGACCGCTACCACGGCACAGTCAATCGCATCGTGAAGGAAACCGGCGTGCAAACCGCCACCGTGGGCCAGCTGCTCGAAACCGTGGCCGGGGCCGCCTTGGCCGTAATGGGCCGGTTAGTGACCGAAAATAACTGGACGGCCCAGCAGCTGGGCCAGTGGCTGCGGCCCCACCAAGTGGCTCCCAGCACGCCCGCCGCCGTGGTAGCAGCCGCGCCCATCGTGGCGCGCCCGATGGTAGCCGCGGCTGGCGGCTCGTGGATTACCAGAGGCTCCAATGCACTGCTGGTCGGCGTGAGCCTGCTGGCGATGGCCGAGTTTGGCTACATCCTGGGTACGCGCACCACTGGCGCTCCGGCGGCCGCCGACGCCGCGGCCACGAGCGCCCCTACCCTCGCCGAGGGCGCGGCGGCCGTAGCCAACCACCCCTACACGGCCCTGCCGGTGGTGAACCGCAGCCCAGGCGTCAGCCGGGGCACGGGGGCGGTACCAGTCGTGCTAAAGCTCAAAAATGGCGTGCGCCAGATTATCGGCGCGGCCTCTACCGAGAGTAAGCTTTATCAATTTCTGATTGACCCCAGCAAAGAAGTGGACCTCGTGGACCCCACCAAGGACTGGATTGGCTTCGACCGCATCTATTTTGAGTCGAACAAAGCCACGCTGACCAACGAGTCGCTGTGGCAGCTCTCCAACGTGGCCAGCATTCTGAAGCGGTTTCCAGCGGCTAAAATCAAGGTGGGCGGCTACACCGACAATTCGGGCAACCCGTTGCGCAACCTGCAGCTGAGCCGCGAGCGGGCCAAGTCCACGATGGACGCACTCGTGAGCATGGGCGTAACCCCCAGCCGCCTCGTAGCCGTCGGCTTCGGCGCGCTCGATAACATCTCCGATAACGACACCGAAGAAGGCCGCTCTTTGAACCGCCGCGTGAGTATGCAAGTCACGCAGAAGTAA
- a CDS encoding glycosyltransferase family 2 protein, translating to METVAAVLVTYNRLADLQLCLDSLRRQTRPLDRIFVINNGSTDGTAEWLATQPDLAVTTQANLGGAGGFATGIQTGYDAGYTWLWCMDDDCLAEPDALAQLLASPNLGPCIKNAMSVSASNSEELAFFVDRPNQNYRKVTDMTSHDLVYGVASFFNGTLVHSEVVKAIGVPDKSLFIWGDEVEYMTRAQKNGFPIVTVPRSVFYHPASFDRDGIPWPAAWKQYYAVRNQRRVLQNQFGNTLGRVLFASWAAKATFQQAVSKRKNRFYNFLLYGEAMVDSLTNNFGKRPDTIRTLQLYKRRHR from the coding sequence ATGGAAACTGTTGCCGCCGTATTAGTTACGTATAATCGCCTGGCCGACCTTCAGCTCTGCCTCGACAGCCTGCGCCGCCAGACCCGGCCGCTCGACCGGATTTTCGTCATCAACAATGGCAGTACCGACGGCACCGCCGAGTGGCTGGCTACCCAGCCCGACCTGGCCGTGACGACCCAGGCCAACCTGGGTGGTGCGGGCGGCTTCGCCACGGGCATCCAGACGGGCTATGACGCCGGCTACACCTGGCTCTGGTGCATGGACGACGACTGCCTGGCCGAGCCCGACGCGCTGGCCCAGCTGCTGGCCTCGCCCAACCTGGGGCCGTGCATCAAAAATGCTATGTCGGTGAGCGCCAGTAACTCCGAGGAACTAGCCTTCTTCGTGGACCGCCCCAACCAAAACTACCGTAAGGTGACCGACATGACAAGCCACGACCTGGTGTACGGGGTAGCGTCGTTCTTCAACGGCACGCTCGTTCACTCAGAGGTGGTAAAAGCTATCGGCGTGCCCGATAAGTCGCTGTTTATTTGGGGCGATGAGGTAGAGTATATGACGCGGGCCCAGAAAAATGGTTTCCCCATCGTCACGGTGCCCCGCAGCGTTTTCTACCACCCGGCTTCGTTTGACCGCGACGGCATTCCGTGGCCTGCCGCCTGGAAGCAGTACTACGCCGTGCGTAACCAGCGCCGGGTGCTACAAAATCAGTTTGGTAACACCCTGGGCCGGGTGCTATTTGCCAGCTGGGCTGCCAAAGCCACCTTTCAGCAAGCCGTATCCAAGCGCAAGAACCGCTTTTATAACTTCCTGCTCTACGGCGAGGCGATGGTGGATAGCCTCACCAATAACTTCGGCAAGCGCCCCGATACCATTCGCACGCTTCAGCTCTACAAGCGGCGGCATCGGTAA
- a CDS encoding flippase translates to MSDEIHEITDELTIVKDEVGMAKPTMRRFAVNVASLFSVQIANFLLPLLTVPYVVRIIGPEKLGLLNFSQAYVTYFSLLINYGFDMAAVRSIAANRADKEATNRIFSQVMAGKTLLWVLSTVVFVAVSLSNAEFKAHLFLHVCTYLVCIGTVLSPFWLYQAMEDLGRVALFNLAVKLIFSLSVLLLIRQAGDYFYQNLAISVSQIVVSVGALYVAMRRFGIRFSWPSGPELRTRFREDRTLFFSSVTITIYASSNVFILGLMSLPYNVGIYAAGTRLEGMAETFVGLALNQALFPVVAQAFGQGREQGLRMVRTTFFPLFILLSIVAVGLWLLGPFVLTLLYGTKFQDAGTVLRVVCVLPLIIGLSGLLGIHTMINLRMDRAFFTITAVGSVIGLTLNWLLIRPFAHIGAAYALVLTELYITLAMYGYLRWKGINVIKLSHLREAIDFTKTRIQTLRNR, encoded by the coding sequence GTGAGCGACGAGATACACGAGATTACGGACGAGCTAACCATCGTAAAGGATGAGGTGGGCATGGCCAAGCCCACTATGCGGCGCTTTGCGGTGAACGTGGCTTCGCTGTTCAGCGTGCAGATTGCCAACTTTCTGCTGCCGCTGCTCACAGTGCCCTACGTGGTGCGCATCATTGGCCCCGAAAAGCTGGGCTTGCTCAACTTTTCGCAGGCCTACGTCACCTATTTCAGCCTGCTCATCAACTACGGCTTCGACATGGCGGCTGTGCGCAGCATCGCCGCCAATCGCGCCGACAAGGAGGCCACCAACCGTATTTTCAGCCAGGTAATGGCCGGCAAAACGCTGCTCTGGGTGCTTTCGACGGTCGTTTTTGTCGCGGTTTCACTGTCGAACGCCGAGTTTAAGGCGCACCTGTTTTTGCACGTGTGTACCTACCTGGTGTGCATCGGCACGGTGCTCTCGCCGTTCTGGCTTTACCAGGCAATGGAGGATTTGGGGCGGGTAGCGCTCTTCAACCTGGCGGTGAAGCTGATTTTCTCGCTGTCGGTGCTGCTGCTTATCCGGCAGGCCGGCGATTATTTCTACCAGAACCTGGCTATCAGCGTCTCGCAGATTGTGGTGAGCGTGGGAGCGCTGTACGTAGCCATGCGGCGGTTTGGCATCCGGTTTAGCTGGCCCAGCGGGCCCGAGCTGCGCACCCGGTTTCGGGAGGACCGCACGCTGTTTTTCTCGTCGGTCACGATTACGATTTACGCCAGCTCCAACGTTTTCATCCTGGGCCTAATGAGCCTGCCCTACAACGTGGGCATCTACGCGGCCGGCACCCGGCTCGAGGGCATGGCCGAAACCTTCGTGGGCCTGGCCCTGAACCAGGCGCTGTTTCCGGTGGTGGCCCAGGCGTTTGGGCAGGGGCGCGAGCAGGGGCTGCGCATGGTGCGCACCACGTTTTTCCCACTCTTTATTCTCTTGAGCATCGTGGCGGTGGGGCTGTGGCTATTGGGGCCATTCGTGCTCACGCTACTCTACGGCACCAAGTTTCAGGATGCCGGCACCGTGCTGCGCGTGGTGTGCGTGCTGCCGCTCATTATCGGCCTCAGTGGCCTGCTGGGCATTCATACCATGATAAACCTGCGCATGGACCGCGCTTTTTTCACCATCACGGCGGTGGGCTCGGTCATTGGGCTAACGCTTAACTGGCTACTCATCCGGCCCTTTGCCCACATTGGGGCGGCCTACGCGCTGGTGCTCACCGAGCTCTATATCACGCTGGCCATGTATGGCTACCTGCGCTGGAAAGGCATCAATGTCATCAAGCTCTCTCACCTGCGCGAAGCTATTGACTTTACTAAAACTAGAATCCAAACCCTTAGAAATCGGTAA
- a CDS encoding EVE domain-containing protein, with protein MKHWLVKSEPETYSWADFVQETGTDWTGVRNYQARNNLQAMQPGDLVLFYHSVSEKAVVGVARVHAPAAPDATAEAGSPWVAVRLRPHAPLARPVPLAALKAAPRLAGLGLIRQSRLSVTPITPDEFDVVLALGEG; from the coding sequence ATGAAGCATTGGCTCGTTAAGTCTGAACCCGAAACTTATTCCTGGGCTGACTTTGTGCAGGAGACCGGCACCGACTGGACGGGCGTGCGCAACTACCAGGCCCGCAACAACCTGCAAGCCATGCAACCCGGCGACCTCGTGCTGTTTTATCACAGCGTGAGCGAGAAGGCGGTAGTGGGTGTGGCCCGCGTGCACGCTCCCGCCGCCCCCGATGCCACGGCCGAGGCCGGCAGCCCCTGGGTGGCCGTGCGCCTGCGGCCCCACGCGCCGCTGGCCCGCCCCGTGCCGCTGGCCGCCCTCAAGGCCGCGCCCCGGCTGGCCGGCCTGGGCCTCATCCGGCAGTCGCGCCTCTCGGTGACGCCCATCACACCCGACGAGTTCGACGTGGTGCTGGCGTTGGGGGAGGGGTAG
- a CDS encoding ribonuclease HII: protein MRSASSPAVGLLATHTGHPHEAGLDEAGRGCLAGPVFAAAVILPPNFNPPFLHDSKLLTARRRVALRATICAEAVAWAVGEASVAEIEAINIAQASYLAMHRAVAALAVPAIHLLVDGNRFRPYPGLPHTCAVGGDGRFRHIAAASILAKTFRDEHLARLADEFPAYGWAQNAGYPTAAHRAALRAHGPTPHHRMGFRLL from the coding sequence ATGCGTAGTGCTTCTTCTCCGGCGGTGGGCCTGCTCGCTACCCACACTGGCCACCCCCACGAGGCGGGCCTCGACGAGGCCGGGCGCGGCTGCCTGGCGGGCCCGGTATTTGCGGCCGCCGTCATCCTACCCCCCAATTTTAACCCGCCCTTCCTCCACGACTCGAAGCTACTCACGGCCCGCCGCCGGGTGGCGTTGCGCGCCACCATTTGCGCCGAGGCCGTGGCCTGGGCCGTGGGCGAAGCTTCGGTGGCCGAAATTGAGGCTATCAACATTGCGCAGGCCAGCTACCTAGCTATGCACCGGGCCGTGGCCGCGCTGGCCGTGCCCGCCATCCACCTGCTGGTCGATGGCAACCGCTTCCGGCCCTACCCCGGCCTGCCGCACACTTGCGCCGTGGGCGGCGACGGCCGGTTTCGACACATCGCGGCCGCCTCCATCCTGGCCAAAACCTTCCGCGATGAGCACCTGGCGCGGCTGGCCGACGAGTTTCCGGCCTACGGCTGGGCGCAGAACGCGGGCTACCCCACCGCCGCCCACCGGGCCGCCCTGCGCGCCCACGGCCCTACCCCCCACCACCGCATGGGGTTCCGGCTGCTTTAA
- a CDS encoding response regulator — protein MTPLSSPAAPSILLVEDDQMDVMNVQRELRKQNITVPLVHARNGREALNLLRGENGETKIERPGLVMLDLNMPRLNGLELLKILREDSEFSDLNVFIMTTSDLDTDRSGANALGVSGYIIKPLTFDAFGSEGGGTVDGFSLFLDLLKLKNS, from the coding sequence ATGACCCCGCTTTCCTCGCCGGCCGCGCCGAGTATTCTCCTTGTTGAAGACGACCAGATGGACGTCATGAACGTGCAGCGCGAGCTGCGCAAGCAAAACATCACCGTACCGCTGGTGCACGCCCGCAACGGCCGCGAAGCCCTCAACCTGTTGCGCGGCGAAAATGGGGAAACCAAAATTGAGCGCCCCGGCCTAGTCATGCTCGACCTGAACATGCCCCGCCTCAATGGGCTGGAGCTACTCAAAATTTTGCGCGAAGACTCGGAGTTCAGCGACCTCAACGTGTTCATTATGACCACCTCGGACCTCGACACCGACCGCTCGGGGGCCAATGCGCTGGGCGTGAGCGGCTACATTATCAAGCCCCTTACCTTCGATGCCTTCGGCAGCGAAGGCGGCGGCACTGTCGATGGCTTCAGCCTATTTCTGGATTTGCTCAAGCTGAAGAATTCGTAA
- a CDS encoding sensor histidine kinase, with protein sequence MKINLTTKIFAGFLLLLGLFTTVVLINYRLAGQVLRNSQRVEASQRTSADGTTLLRNIIDMETGFRGYLLLGNEQMLQPYYSGERDLLHRFQTVREELTDEPQQRQRLDTTQHLFQQWTAYTHLLISEKRAIHQRDATQTGLAGMPHASLGAGLSGKQVMDAIRFQMSHFDEVENNNRQVQRQRLADSITRAQRLSGLLTGLALVFGLLWAVYLVRLLGRRLRGMITMARRLAEGDYKTQLVDDGHDEMSELTAALNTMAHTIDQNITQLEGRNQELDQFAYVVSHDLKAPLRGIESASRWIEEDMEQTGLPAHVREFLALMRQRVHRMENLITGILALARVGRVVEANEAVFVRQLLREITDTLDLPPGMHLELPFFLPTLPTNRTQLQQVFTNLISNAVKYHDHPEAGTIRIGCEDLNDNFYQFSVQDDGPGIAAEYHERIFIIFQTLVERDALESTGVGLAIVKKIVERQGGRIWVESAEGQGATFFFTWPKKPAAKTAATSAQAVPPAQLLAQVQ encoded by the coding sequence ATGAAAATCAACCTTACCACTAAAATATTCGCGGGTTTTTTGCTGCTACTGGGGCTATTTACCACGGTAGTGCTCATCAACTACCGGCTGGCCGGGCAGGTGCTGCGCAACTCGCAGCGAGTGGAGGCCTCGCAGCGCACCTCGGCCGACGGCACCACGCTGCTGCGCAACATCATCGACATGGAAACCGGCTTTCGGGGCTACCTGCTGCTGGGCAATGAGCAGATGCTGCAGCCCTACTACTCCGGCGAGCGCGACTTGCTGCACCGCTTTCAAACGGTGCGCGAAGAACTGACTGACGAGCCGCAGCAGCGCCAGCGCCTTGACACGACCCAGCACTTATTTCAGCAGTGGACGGCCTATACGCACTTGCTGATAAGCGAAAAGCGCGCCATCCATCAGCGCGATGCTACCCAAACGGGCCTCGCCGGGATGCCGCACGCCAGCTTGGGTGCGGGCTTATCAGGCAAGCAGGTAATGGATGCCATTCGCTTTCAGATGAGCCACTTCGATGAGGTGGAAAACAACAACCGCCAGGTGCAGCGCCAGCGCCTAGCCGACAGCATTACGCGGGCGCAGCGGCTGTCGGGGCTGCTCACGGGTCTGGCCCTGGTGTTCGGGCTGCTGTGGGCCGTATACCTCGTGCGGCTGCTGGGCCGCCGCCTGCGGGGCATGATAACGATGGCTCGCCGCTTGGCCGAAGGCGACTACAAAACCCAGCTCGTGGACGACGGCCACGACGAGATGAGTGAGCTGACCGCCGCCCTCAATACGATGGCCCACACCATCGACCAAAATATTACCCAGCTCGAAGGCCGCAACCAGGAGCTGGACCAGTTTGCCTACGTGGTATCGCACGACCTGAAAGCCCCCCTGCGGGGCATTGAAAGCGCCTCGCGTTGGATTGAGGAAGACATGGAGCAGACCGGCCTGCCGGCCCACGTGCGCGAGTTTCTGGCCCTGATGCGGCAGCGCGTGCACCGTATGGAAAACCTTATTACCGGTATTCTGGCGCTGGCGCGGGTGGGCCGCGTGGTGGAGGCCAACGAGGCCGTATTCGTGCGGCAGCTGCTGCGCGAAATTACCGATACCCTGGACCTACCCCCCGGAATGCACCTGGAGCTGCCCTTTTTCCTGCCTACCCTACCCACCAACCGCACCCAGCTCCAGCAGGTATTTACTAACTTGATTTCCAACGCCGTAAAGTACCACGACCACCCCGAGGCGGGCACCATCCGCATCGGCTGCGAGGACCTGAACGATAACTTCTACCAGTTTTCGGTGCAGGACGATGGGCCGGGCATCGCGGCCGAATACCACGAGCGCATCTTCATCATTTTCCAAACCCTGGTGGAGCGCGATGCGCTCGAAAGCACGGGGGTAGGGCTGGCCATTGTGAAGAAAATAGTGGAGCGCCAGGGCGGCCGCATCTGGGTCGAGTCGGCGGAAGGCCAGGGCGCTACCTTCTTCTTTACCTGGCCCAAGAAGCCGGCCGCCAAGACCGCCGCCACTAGCGCGCAAGCCGTGCCACCCGCCCAGCTGCTGGCCCAGGTTCAGTAG
- a CDS encoding CZB domain-containing protein, which translates to MSPAAIKQDFESALVKHFSFKARLRSFLHGNGNEEGPLRDPDLCSLGQWIAERHQGTYQHLPEMRELDQLHRLIHTRANRLMDLYLAGHREEALVGFGEVQVLADDLLALLQTMEAKLRNAQA; encoded by the coding sequence ATGTCTCCGGCCGCTATCAAACAGGACTTCGAGTCCGCCCTTGTCAAGCACTTTTCCTTTAAAGCGCGGCTGCGCTCCTTTTTGCACGGCAATGGCAACGAGGAAGGCCCCCTGCGCGACCCTGACTTGTGCAGCCTGGGCCAGTGGATAGCTGAGCGCCACCAGGGCACCTACCAGCACCTGCCCGAAATGCGCGAGCTGGACCAGCTGCACCGCCTCATCCATACGCGCGCCAACCGCCTGATGGACTTATACCTGGCTGGCCACCGCGAGGAAGCCCTGGTGGGCTTTGGCGAAGTGCAAGTTTTGGCCGACGACCTACTGGCGCTGCTGCAAACTATGGAAGCCAAACTGCGTAATGCCCAAGCCTGA
- the gcvT gene encoding glycine cleavage system aminomethyltransferase GcvT has translation MEATPLKTVALHATHQQLGAKIVPFAGYAMPVRYSSDLDEHHTVRRGVGMFDVSHMGEFRLRGPRALALIQRTTSNDASKLAPGKAQYSCLPNAEGGIVDDLLVYMLAEEDYFLVVNASNIEKDWNWLQQHNTEGVAMENLSDQLSLFAVQGPKAAAALRTLTDVDLTAIPYYSFVQGTFADAPGVIISATGYTGAGGFELYVPNEYAAQVWDKIMAAGKPFGIKPIGLGARDTLRLEMGYCLYGNDITDQTSPLEAGLGWITKFTKDFTNSEALKAQKAAGVTRKLVGFVMDGPGGLPRSHYPLVDAQGAPIGEVTSGGQSPTLGRGIGLGYVQTALAAPGTPIFVQVRGKNLPATVAKLPLVPGTEEV, from the coding sequence ATGGAAGCCACCCCGCTCAAAACCGTTGCCCTGCACGCCACCCACCAGCAGCTGGGGGCCAAAATCGTCCCGTTTGCCGGCTACGCCATGCCCGTGCGCTACTCCTCCGACCTTGATGAGCACCACACCGTGCGGCGGGGGGTAGGGATGTTCGACGTGTCGCACATGGGCGAGTTTCGGCTGCGCGGCCCCCGCGCCCTGGCCCTCATCCAGCGCACTACTTCCAACGATGCCAGCAAGCTCGCGCCCGGCAAGGCCCAGTACTCGTGCCTGCCCAACGCCGAGGGTGGCATTGTGGACGACCTGCTCGTGTACATGCTCGCCGAGGAAGACTACTTCCTGGTCGTCAATGCTTCCAACATCGAAAAAGATTGGAACTGGCTGCAACAGCACAATACCGAGGGGGTAGCGATGGAAAACCTCTCCGACCAGCTCAGCCTCTTCGCCGTGCAGGGTCCGAAAGCGGCCGCCGCCCTGCGCACGCTCACGGATGTGGACCTGACTGCCATTCCGTATTACAGCTTTGTGCAGGGCACCTTTGCAGACGCGCCGGGCGTCATCATCTCGGCCACCGGCTACACCGGGGCGGGCGGCTTCGAGCTGTACGTGCCTAATGAGTACGCTGCCCAGGTTTGGGATAAAATCATGGCAGCCGGTAAGCCCTTCGGCATCAAGCCTATCGGGCTGGGCGCGCGCGACACCCTGCGCCTCGAAATGGGCTACTGCCTCTACGGCAACGACATCACCGACCAAACCTCGCCGCTCGAAGCCGGCCTGGGCTGGATTACTAAGTTCACCAAAGACTTCACCAACAGCGAGGCCCTAAAGGCCCAAAAGGCGGCCGGCGTCACGCGCAAGCTCGTGGGCTTCGTCATGGACGGCCCCGGCGGCCTGCCCCGCAGCCACTACCCCCTCGTGGACGCGCAAGGCGCGCCCATCGGCGAAGTCACCAGCGGCGGGCAGTCGCCGACGCTGGGCCGGGGCATTGGCCTGGGCTACGTGCAAACCGCGCTGGCGGCTCCCGGCACGCCCATTTTCGTGCAGGTGCGCGGCAAGAATCTGCCCGCTACGGTAGCTAAGCTGCCGCTGGTGCCAGGCACGGAAGAAGTTTAA
- a CDS encoding 2-phosphosulfolactate phosphatase codes for MKLDLCFSPDLLPLYDLRGQVAVIVDVFRATSTIATALHQGMTAVYPVTTVAECIALGHERGCLTASERDGVRAAGVDIGNSPFELLHEDYPVRGRELAISTTNGTKALRHSLAAEALVCGAFINLTAVADFCLAQQRDILVVAAGWKGKFCLEDTLLGGALAERLLPHGLDISESDAALTAYQLWQNARADLPGYLHQSAALRRLRELEANDDYLFCTQVDTYPDVLPLWDGSKLVRG; via the coding sequence ATGAAATTAGACCTCTGCTTCTCGCCCGACCTGCTACCCCTCTATGACCTGCGCGGGCAGGTGGCCGTTATCGTGGACGTGTTTCGGGCCACCAGCACCATCGCCACGGCGCTGCACCAGGGCATGACGGCCGTGTACCCGGTTACCACCGTGGCCGAGTGCATCGCGCTGGGCCACGAGCGCGGCTGCCTCACCGCCTCCGAGCGCGACGGCGTGCGGGCTGCGGGTGTGGACATAGGTAACTCGCCCTTCGAGCTACTGCACGAAGACTACCCGGTGCGGGGCCGCGAGCTGGCCATCAGCACCACCAACGGCACCAAGGCCCTGCGCCACTCGCTGGCCGCCGAGGCCCTGGTGTGCGGCGCGTTCATCAACCTGACGGCCGTGGCCGATTTCTGCCTGGCGCAGCAGCGCGACATCCTGGTAGTGGCCGCCGGCTGGAAGGGCAAGTTTTGCCTCGAAGACACCCTGCTGGGCGGGGCCCTGGCCGAGCGCCTGCTCCCCCACGGCCTCGATATCAGCGAGTCCGACGCCGCCCTCACCGCCTACCAGCTCTGGCAAAACGCCCGTGCCGACCTGCCCGGCTACCTGCACCAGTCGGCCGCCCTGCGCCGCCTGCGCGAGCTGGAAGCTAACGACGACTACCTCTTCTGCACCCAGGTAGATACCTACCCCGACGTGCTGCCGCTGTGGGACGGTAGCAAGCTGGTGCGGGGGTAG
- a CDS encoding MBL fold metallo-hydrolase, with protein MPLPSSSTPAVQIQQFYDKGLAHASYAVRAGRQMAVIDPGRDPQPYYDFADEHDAEIVAVLETHPHADFVSSHLEIAQETGATIYCSKLTEARYPHKSFDDGDRLKLGTVELHALNTPGHSPDSISILLLDDLAQTRAVFTGDTLFVGDVGRPDLREAEAVGGHTREALAAQLYRSLRQKLMALPPTTKVYPAHGPGSLCGKTTSPDLDSTIGKELATNYALQPQSEPEFIAALLADQPFVPKYFGHDVQLNKQGAPSFEDSVRSVPRLGGGAALAPGVLVVDARPAAQFRAGHLPGALNLQDGGKFETWLGAVVGPQEPFYLLADTQIQLDAVLRKTAKIGYEGNIKGALLAPTPLPATSPATDVAAVRAHPAQFTIVDVRNRSEAAKKLFDHALLIPLPGLRERVGEIPTDKPVLVHCAGGYRSAAGASIIEAGLPGVAVYDLGEAVEEFVER; from the coding sequence ATGCCCCTACCCAGTAGTAGCACCCCCGCGGTGCAAATTCAACAGTTTTACGATAAGGGCCTGGCCCACGCTTCCTACGCCGTGCGGGCGGGCCGCCAGATGGCCGTCATCGACCCCGGCCGCGACCCGCAGCCCTACTATGACTTTGCCGACGAGCACGATGCCGAGATTGTGGCCGTACTGGAAACGCATCCGCACGCCGATTTTGTGAGTAGCCACCTCGAAATTGCGCAGGAAACCGGCGCTACTATCTATTGCAGCAAGCTTACGGAGGCGCGCTACCCCCACAAAAGCTTCGATGATGGCGACCGCCTCAAGCTCGGCACCGTGGAGCTGCACGCGCTGAATACGCCCGGCCACTCGCCCGACAGCATTAGCATTCTGCTGCTCGATGACCTAGCCCAGACCCGCGCCGTGTTCACGGGCGACACGCTGTTCGTGGGCGACGTGGGCCGGCCCGACCTGCGCGAGGCCGAGGCAGTTGGCGGCCACACCCGCGAGGCCCTGGCCGCCCAGCTCTACCGCAGCCTGCGCCAGAAGCTGATGGCCCTACCCCCCACTACCAAGGTGTACCCGGCCCACGGCCCCGGCTCGCTCTGCGGCAAAACCACCAGCCCCGACCTCGACAGCACCATCGGCAAGGAGCTGGCTACCAACTATGCCCTGCAACCCCAGTCGGAGCCGGAGTTTATCGCGGCGCTGCTCGCCGACCAGCCCTTCGTGCCCAAGTATTTCGGCCACGACGTGCAACTCAACAAGCAGGGCGCGCCCAGCTTTGAGGATAGCGTGCGGTCGGTGCCGCGCCTGGGCGGCGGGGCGGCGCTCGCGCCGGGCGTGCTCGTGGTGGATGCCCGGCCGGCCGCGCAGTTCCGGGCCGGCCACCTGCCCGGCGCGCTCAACCTCCAGGATGGCGGCAAGTTTGAGACCTGGCTTGGCGCGGTGGTCGGCCCCCAGGAGCCGTTCTACCTGCTGGCCGACACCCAGATTCAACTCGACGCGGTGCTGCGCAAAACGGCCAAAATCGGCTACGAGGGCAATATCAAGGGTGCGCTGCTGGCCCCTACCCCCCTGCCCGCCACCAGCCCCGCCACGGACGTGGCCGCCGTGCGCGCCCACCCCGCGCAGTTCACCATCGTGGACGTGCGCAACCGCTCGGAAGCCGCTAAAAAACTGTTCGACCACGCCTTACTCATCCCGCTACCCGGGCTGCGCGAGCGCGTGGGTGAAATCCCAACCGATAAGCCCGTGCTGGTGCACTGCGCCGGCGGCTACCGCTCGGCGGCCGGGGCCAGCATCATTGAAGCTGGCTTGCCGGGGGTAGCAGTGTACGATTTAGGCGAGGCGGTGGAGGAGTTTGTAGAGCGATGA